A genome region from Bradyrhizobium sp. WSM1417 includes the following:
- the panE gene encoding 2-dehydropantoate 2-reductase: MRVLVIGAGALGGYYGARLVRADADVTFLVRVGRAEQLRRNGLQVVSPHGDFAVKPNVILANDLKETFDVVLVGVKSYSLDDAMAQFAPAIGANTMILPILNGLKHVDALTARFGASCVLGGLANVSAGLDADGRVVQFMANQTIVFGEIEGSLSERVLALETLLHVPGIDVRASEAIMQDMWEKFVQLSTLAGITCLMRASIGDILAVPNGEQSIFRLFAECCAVATASGFEPRAPFIEFDRKLFTTPDSPLKASMLRDIERGSITEAEHILGDMANRARALGIDTPLLDLARAHVAAYEIGRQRAAG; encoded by the coding sequence ATGAGAGTGCTCGTCATCGGCGCGGGAGCGCTTGGAGGCTATTACGGCGCGCGCCTGGTCCGAGCCGACGCCGACGTGACTTTTCTGGTGCGGGTCGGGCGTGCGGAGCAATTGCGGCGGAATGGATTGCAGGTCGTGAGCCCGCACGGCGACTTTGCCGTGAAGCCGAACGTCATCCTGGCCAACGATCTCAAGGAAACCTTCGACGTCGTGCTCGTCGGGGTGAAATCCTACTCGCTCGACGATGCGATGGCCCAGTTTGCCCCGGCCATTGGCGCCAACACGATGATTTTGCCGATCCTCAATGGCTTGAAACATGTCGACGCCCTGACGGCGCGGTTCGGCGCGAGCTGCGTCCTCGGCGGGCTCGCGAACGTCAGTGCCGGGCTCGATGCGGATGGCCGTGTCGTTCAGTTCATGGCCAATCAGACCATCGTCTTCGGCGAGATCGAGGGTTCGTTGAGCGAGCGTGTGCTGGCCCTGGAGACGCTGCTGCACGTGCCCGGCATCGACGTGCGCGCCAGCGAAGCGATCATGCAGGACATGTGGGAGAAATTCGTCCAGCTCTCGACGCTCGCCGGCATCACCTGCCTGATGCGTGCAAGCATCGGAGACATTCTGGCCGTTCCGAACGGCGAGCAATCCATCTTCCGGCTGTTTGCCGAATGCTGCGCCGTCGCGACGGCATCAGGTTTTGAGCCGCGAGCGCCTTTTATCGAGTTTGACCGCAAGCTGTTCACGACCCCGGATTCCCCGCTCAAGGCCTCGATGCTGCGTGATATCGAGCGGGGCTCGATCACCGAGGCGGAGCATATCCTCGGCGATATGGCCAACCGGGCACGTGCACTCGGCATCGACACGCCGCTGCTGGATTTGGCCCGCGCGCATGTGGCGGCTTATGAGATTGGGCGGCAACGAGCGGCCGGCTAA